One segment of Agromyces albus DNA contains the following:
- a CDS encoding EamA family transporter has protein sequence MPFVLFVLLAAACFGTTGTAQALGPEASAESVGAARILIGGGGLAAVALILHFAGGRRNGATGTSAAPTLGVARVATLASPGGRLPWWLLVAIGALGVLAYQPAFFAGTAANGVAVGTVVALGSAPVITGALDWALRRRYPGHRWLVATVIATVGVAILAAATSPGDAAAEPTGLLASLGAGASYAVYTLAAKALLDRGWSATGSMGALFGTAAVASLPLLLTTDAAWLATGPGLAMALWLGLVATTLAYVLFGIGLNELAPATVSTLTLAEPLTAGILGVALLGETLSAGAVIGLVVLSAGILVLAASGTRRTPVPSPT, from the coding sequence ATGCCTTTCGTGCTCTTCGTGCTGCTCGCAGCGGCCTGCTTCGGCACGACCGGAACGGCGCAAGCGCTCGGGCCCGAGGCGAGCGCTGAGTCCGTCGGCGCAGCGCGCATCCTCATCGGCGGCGGCGGGCTCGCGGCCGTCGCCCTGATCCTTCACTTCGCCGGGGGTCGGCGGAACGGCGCGACCGGGACATCCGCCGCGCCGACGCTCGGCGTCGCCCGGGTCGCGACCCTCGCGAGCCCGGGCGGGCGCCTGCCGTGGTGGCTCCTCGTCGCGATCGGCGCCCTGGGCGTGCTCGCCTACCAGCCGGCGTTCTTCGCGGGCACCGCGGCGAACGGCGTCGCGGTCGGCACCGTCGTCGCCCTCGGCTCCGCACCGGTCATCACCGGTGCACTCGATTGGGCGCTGCGCCGCCGCTACCCCGGCCACCGCTGGCTCGTCGCCACGGTGATCGCGACCGTGGGCGTCGCGATCCTCGCTGCAGCGACCTCGCCGGGCGATGCCGCTGCCGAGCCCACCGGCCTCCTCGCCTCGCTCGGCGCGGGCGCCTCGTACGCCGTCTACACGCTCGCCGCCAAGGCGCTCCTCGATCGGGGCTGGAGCGCGACCGGCAGTATGGGGGCCCTCTTCGGCACCGCGGCGGTCGCAAGTCTCCCTCTCCTGCTGACGACGGATGCCGCGTGGCTCGCGACCGGCCCGGGGCTCGCCATGGCGCTCTGGCTCGGGCTCGTCGCGACCACCCTGGCGTACGTGCTCTTCGGCATCGGACTCAACGAACTCGCGCCCGCCACCGTCTCGACGCTCACGCTCGCCGAGCCCCTGACGGCCGGGATCCTCGGCGTCGCGCTCCTCGGCGAGACCCTCTCCGCGGGAGCGGTCATCGGGCTCGTCGTGCTCTCGGCGGGCATCCTCGTGCTCGCCGCCTCCGGTACCCGTCGTACCCCTGTGCCGTCCCCGACCTGA
- a CDS encoding alpha/beta fold hydrolase has protein sequence MDVMLIPGFWLDASSWQQVTPLLEEAGHRVHPLTLPGLESVDADRSSIGLRDHVDAVVAAVDALEGEVVLVGHSGGGAIAHGVADARPDRIARVVYVDAGPLGEGNAINAELPIEGHDVPLPGWSEFSDEDLVDLTDDLRESFRARAIPEPARVATDPMELSDERRFDVPITVIACEFPSSMLTEWIAAGSPFTLELAKVKHVDYVDLPTGHWPQFTKPVQLGQAIVAAIGR, from the coding sequence ATGGATGTCATGCTCATTCCCGGTTTCTGGCTTGACGCGTCCTCGTGGCAGCAGGTGACCCCGCTCCTCGAAGAAGCCGGCCACCGCGTGCATCCCCTCACCCTGCCGGGGCTCGAGTCCGTCGACGCCGATCGCTCGAGCATCGGCCTGCGCGATCATGTCGACGCGGTCGTGGCCGCCGTCGATGCACTCGAGGGCGAGGTCGTGCTCGTCGGGCACTCCGGCGGCGGCGCGATCGCACACGGCGTCGCCGACGCCCGGCCCGACCGCATCGCACGTGTCGTCTACGTCGACGCCGGTCCGCTCGGCGAGGGCAACGCGATCAACGCCGAACTGCCCATCGAGGGGCACGACGTTCCGTTGCCCGGCTGGTCGGAGTTCTCCGACGAAGACCTCGTCGATCTCACCGACGACCTGCGCGAGTCGTTCCGCGCGCGGGCGATCCCCGAGCCGGCTCGCGTGGCGACCGACCCGATGGAGCTGAGCGACGAACGCCGCTTCGACGTGCCCATCACGGTCATCGCCTGCGAGTTCCCGAGCTCGATGCTCACCGAGTGGATCGCCGCCGGCAGCCCGTTCACGCTCGAACTCGCGAAGGTGAAGCACGTCGACTACGTCGACCTGCCCACGGGGCACTGGCCCCAGTTCACGAAGCCGGTTCAGCTTGGGCAGGCTATCGTCGCGGCGATCGGGCGGTAA